The Manduca sexta isolate Smith_Timp_Sample1 chromosome 17, JHU_Msex_v1.0, whole genome shotgun sequence genome includes a window with the following:
- the LOC115451996 gene encoding selenoprotein M, translating to MKFIILFCAVLSVCLAYENSDIVSGRIESCRGCSLNRLPQVKQFVMDDAPKYDRLEVKFISGAPPELVLLGDGDRELERLPLSQLNREECNELLQERGFTKKPSKSDL from the exons atgaaGTTTATAATTCTGTTTTGTGCGGTTCTTTCCGTTTGCTTAGCCTACGAAAACTCCGACATTGTATCGGGAAGAATTGAg AGCTGCAGAGGATGTTCATTAAACCGCTTGCCGCAAGTTAAACAATTCGTTATGGATGATGCTCCTAAATACGACAGGCTAGAGGTTAAATTCATCTCCGGGGCACCACCTGAGCTAGTGCTGCTTGGAGATGGAGATCGGGAGCTAGAGCGCCTGCCCCTCTCACAGCTTAACCGCGAGGAATGCAATGAACTCCTGCAGGAGAGGGGTTTCACAAAGAAACCTTCCAAATctgatttataa
- the LOC115451995 gene encoding eIF-2-alpha kinase activator GCN1-like, with protein sequence MTTETACEDDNFGTEQSHKAIINALGPERRNRVLAGLYMGRSDVALMVRQAALHVWKVVVTNTPKTLREILPTLFGLLLGCLASTSYDKRQVAARTLGDLVRKLGERVLPEIVPILERGLRSPRADQRQGVCIGLGEILASTSRDAVLSFADGLVPTVRTALCDPLPEVRLAAARTFDSLHATIGNKALDDILPPMLDQLHDPDPAVADATLDGLKQVMAIKSRAVLPYLIPVLTNAGGPGGVDTRALSALAAAAGGALGRHLPRVLPALLAALAAARGTDQEPVELDHCRDALLPVADAPGVRCIVDSLLEAVRTGTDSKRRAAAALLCAYVGHTRADLAPHVPQLMRGLLLLFADEDPDVVMMAWDALSALTRTLDVERQIAHVSDVRQAVRYATADLKGDLLPGFCLPKGLTPILPLFRESILNGLPEEKENAAMMLGDIIKLTSPDSIQPSVVHITGPLIRILGDRFNSSVKAAVLETLALLLSKVGVMLKQFLPQLQTTFLKALNDTSRPVRIKAGVALSQLVVIHTRADPLFVEMHNGIKNTEDPAIRETMLQALRSIITAGGDKMSEQLTLAILSTLTTPALLAHPEDPPRGAVGGCLGALLHCLPAAHRDAALLHHVLAAAHPPTHPPEDWLLIHGRSCALFVALKETPDHVYRDPYEDKVEKTLLSYLASDKTPIVCNGIRGIGYLMRYLLENDKPVPQNILSQFVRSMNHTSNEVKQLMARASAVVGREARLERGAGGDVLRALLPALVNGTKEKNTYVRANAELALRAVLRLPHDEQFHQQCMSLLDEGAREALADVVARVLRRAHSDGRDEDLDCTLLT encoded by the exons ATGACGACGGAGACGGCGTGCGAGGACGACAACTTCGGCACGGAGCAGTCGCACAAGGCCATCATCAACGCGCTCGGGCCGGAGCGCCGCAACCGCGTGCTCGCCGGCCTCTACATGGGCCGCAGCGACGTCGCGCTCATGGTGCGCCAGGCCGCGCTGCACGTCTGGAAG GTGGTTGTGACCAACACGCCGAAGACCCTGCGCGAGATCCTGCCGACGCTATTCGGGCTGCTGCTGGGCTGCCTCGCCTCCACCAGCTACGACAAGAGGCAGGTCGCGGCAAGGACGCTTGGAGACCTCGTCCGAAAG CTGGGCGAGCGCGTGCTGCCGGAGATCGTGCCCATCCTGGAGCGCGGCCTGCGCTCGCCGCGCGCCGACCAGCGCCAGGGCGTCTGCATCGGCCTCGGCGAGATCCTCGCCTCCACCTCCAGGGACGCCGTGCTCAGCTTTGCAGACGGACTG GTGCCGACCGTACGCACGGCGCTATGCGACCCTCTACCGGAGGTGCGGCTAGCGGCGGCGAGAACCTTCGACTCGCTGCACGCCACTATTGGCAACAAAGCCCTAGACGATATCCTACCGCCCATGCTGGACCAGCTCCACGATCCAGATCCTGCAGTGGCTGATGCTACACTAGATGGACTCAAGCAG GTGATGGCGATAAAGTCTCGCGCGGTGCTTCCGTACCTGATCCCGGTGTTGACGAACGCGGGCGGCCCCGGCGGCGTGGACACGCGCGCGCTGtcggcgctggcggcggcggcgggcggcgcgctcgGCCGCCACCTGCCGCGCGTGCTGCCCGCGCtgctcgccgcgctcgccgccgcgcgcggcACCGACCAGGAGCCCGTGGAGCTCGACCACTGCCGCGACGCGCTGCTGCCCGTCGCCGACGCGCCCGGCGTCAGATG CATCGTCGATAGCCTGCTGGAGGCGGTGCGCACGGGCACGGACTCGAAGCgtcgcgcggcggcggcgctgctGTGCGCGTACGTGGGGCACACGCGCGCCGACCTGGCGCCGCACGTGCCGCAGCTGATGCGCGGCCTGCTGCTGCTGTTCGCGGACGAGGACCCCGACGTGGTGATGATGGCGTGGGACGCACTGTCGGCGCTCACCCGCACGCTCGACGTCGAGCGACAGATAGCGCACGTGTCAGACGTCCGGCAAGCCGTGCGCTACGCCACAGCGGACCTGAAGGGCGATTTGCTACCAGGGTTCTGTCTGCCTAAG GGCTTAACGCCGATCCTGCCGCTGTTCCGCGAGTCGATTCTGAATGGTCTGCCAGAAGAAAAGGAGAACGCGGCTATGATGCTGGGCGACATCATCAAGTTGACGAGCCCTGACTCCATTCAGCCGTCGGTGGTGCACATCACCGGCCCCCTCATCCGCATCCTCGGCGACCGGTTCAACTCGAGCGTTAAGGCGGCCGTGCTAGAGACGCTCGCACTGCTGCTGTCTAAG GTCGGCGTGATGCTGAAGCAGTTCTTACCACAACTCCAAACGACATTCCTGAAGGCATTAAATGACACCAGTCGGCCGGTGCGCATCAAGGCGGGCGTGGCATTATCACAGCTGGTGGTGATCCACACCCGGGCCGACCCACTGTTCGTGGAGATGCACAACGGCATCAAGAACACAGAAGACCCCGCCATCCGGGAGACGATGCTACAAGCGCTGCGCAGCATAATCACGGCCGGCGGCGATAAGATGTCGGAGCAGTTGACGCTGGCCATCTTGTCGACACTGACCACCCCGGCGCTACTGGCGCACCCCGAGGACCCTCCGCGCGGCGCCGTGGGCGGCTGCCTGGGCGCATTGTTGCACTGCCTACCCGCCGCACACCGCGACGCCGCGCTGCTACACCACGTGCTCGCCGCCGCGCATCCCCCCACACACCCGCCCGAAGACTGGCTGTTAATTCACGGTCGGTCGTGTGCGCTCTTCGTCGCGCTAAAGGAGACTCCGGATCACGTGTACAGAGATCCTTACGAAGACAAAGTGGAGAAGACGCTACTCTCGTATCTCGCCAGTGATAAAACTCCCATAGTGTGCAACGGCATCCGCGGCATCGGGTACCTGATGCGCTACCTGCTCGAGAACGACAAACCTGTACCGCAAAATATCCTCTCACAGTTTGTCAGG AGCATGAACCACACGAGTAACGAGGTGAAGCAGCTGATGGCCCGCGCGAGCGCGGTAGTGGGTCGCGAGGCGCGGCTGGAGCGCGGCGCAGGCGGCGACGTGCTGCGGGCGCTGCTGCCCGCGCTCGTCAACGGCACCAAGGAGAAGAACACGTACGTGCGCGCCAACGCCGAACTCGCACTGCGCGCCGTGCTGCGTCTGCCGCACGACGAACAGTTCCACCAG CAATGCATGTCTCTACTGGACGAGGGAGCGCGCGAGGCGCTGGCGGACGTGGTGGCGCGCGTGCTGCGCCGCGCACACTCCGACGGACGCGACGAGGACCTCGACTGCACGCTGCTCACTTGA